GcataaaaagaaagtttaaagCACACTTTACTTTGCCTGCCTTTTGATATCGTTTCGTTGGCGGTTTTGAATTCGAATTTCGGTTCGCCGCCGCCACTGTCGGCTGTAAATGgataaaactgcatttgatAATTACGAGAGTGGCTCGATGCTCGCTGCCCGGTGATTCAATAAAGGCGGCGACCAGTGGCTTGCCGGGTAAATAACCAAAATTACAAAACCACCGACTGCGCCAAAGAATTTGTGTCACAAGTTGCACAATGCCCAAAGAGCCGACACCAGACTACCAGCCGTACACACGGCGTATGAGCAACGAGTTGGCTGTGGCGAACAAATACCAAACCGCCGAAGAAGTAAAACTGCAATTTGCAAACGTTACATAAGTCTCGACTCGACTTGACGACCGGCTTGGCAGAGCCGCCTTGACGGAAGTCGGGAAAACATAGATCCAGGGGGAAAATCGCTTTTCCAAGAGCATGAAATTAGCTGCATAAAATTTGCAACAGAAACAGGCTAAAATGCGTGTGCGCAAATTTCAAACATGGTCAACGGCCACCGGTGAAGTATGTAGAGTAAGCCAATAAGTAAATTggccaaaagcaacaacaaatgtgGTAGTTGGTCTCCAATCGGAAGTGGAATTTTACAGCCACTTAAATGGCAATTTAATGTGCTTATTTGTCCGCAAATTCAAATGGTTTGAAAGTGTAAATGAAGtgcgaataataataatagactggatagtaattttattaattttgtttgcagATACAAAATTGTCGAAGTTTTTACcactcaattaaaaaaaaatgaaaatcttcaTTGTTTATTTACAAAAGATAATACACTTTTTTAGGTGTAACAAATAAGAACTTacgacttttatttttttatttttaacattatttatagaccgtttaagttttttaataaatctcatacataataaaaaataaatacataaatttcccttttttgaaAAGCGCGCACTTGAGCATATATTTGTCTCTCTTTGCCTATATTGCGTATTCATTCGCTCTTGTGTTGGCGCCCCCTATAGAGAATATGAAGTGGCACGTGGGCGACATCTATGTGTATCATATTGGAATTACAAAGTGTACCATAGTTTATGGTTAACTGATTTATAGAACACTGATTTATAGCATTGTTATTTATTGCTCGTGGTGAAAAACCATCAAGTATGGCGcattaattcaaaaatttaaaaaaaaagtagaccTTTTTGCAATCTTTATGAAGTgagtaatttgtaattaatatttgtataagtCTGTGTGTTGTTAGCAAACCCCTGTCAACCAAGGGACATTCCTTGCGATAAAGTCGAAATGGTCGCAGCAGAAAGTGTTTCCAGCTGTATTTATCCCTTGGGGGCAGCTTACTCTTCTACAGACAGATGCTGGGTTCAATGCATTATTTTCCCATCCATTGTTGGTCATCAAGATCACCACATTGTGTCCAGAAGCATGGCTAACGATTTTGTAAGTCCACTTGGGAACTGGAAGTTTTCCAGGTCCTAGGTAAATTTGAATTGGATTTTGATGCGTGTCATTCAGTTCAAGAACTTCCAATCCACCGGTGCAGACTTTCAGAACATCATATTGTCCGTTAGACACCTGATCACGAACCCATTTTTCTATTTGCGCCCATCTACCCCGATTAATGCTGGACGATTGGGCGATGACGTTTAAGTACTTGTTGGTTAGACCCAGAACCTTATAAAAGGTATAGTCCGCTGATGGAGTTAGATGACCCCGATCGAAGGAATCTGTTGATTTGGAAGATATATACGTCTGTCCTGTTCCCAAAAGTGTCTTAAACCTTTCATAGATTTTTTCTTTAGTAAACAAGGCCTCATCTGCAGGTGAAATGAGGTTATCGCGGTCCCAAGATTTCCTTCGATAAGATGCTGAATTTGTAGggataaatatatcaaaatcattatgtaaaatacttttaaaacttACTCAAATGGGTGGGATAGACCTTGTGAATGGAGAATAATGCCGTCATTGTTTTTGCGTCATAGCAGCTTCGATAGACCTCCAAAAAGGTATTTCCAAACGGAAAACCCACTTTATATAGGGTAAAAGCACAAGTGGGATCTCTTGCTACGGTCTCAATAGatgatttaatttcctttGAACAGTTTAATGTCGGTAGAGGCGGATTAAATAGACCGTTTGTCTGGCAAGTGGTTGAAAAGACAGGTGCATTGCCACCGCATAGCAGCTTTATTTGCTGATTATATGGAAACCGATCCGCGGGTAGTAATTCATAGCGGTTGTTAACGACGTGTGCAAATATGTGATTGGTCCATATATAATTCTCACCCAGCTGACAAAAAGGCTTGACTTGTCccaaacctaaaaaaaatgatattttacattatttgcatatttagtGAAAAGCTTATACCAACTTAGAAACAGGCACAGTGTAATAATTAGCAATCGTAACTCGTGCATCTTCACAGTATGAGCTTGAAAGTACAACTGATGATCGCAGAAAAACTGGATAGAAAGAAACCTCTGACTGATAAAATAAGCAACTGAATCAACACCCTCAATAAAATACACATCCTTTGTTTATATCTTATCTGTCAAGAGAGCGTTCTTTAATGAAgtatttaatcaatttattatGAGCACCTCGTAAGGTTCAATGCAATCGAAAAATTCTAAGAATTGTCTTGCTCAAAAGTAAGACTTTACGGTTACCTCTTTATTTGTTTACATATATTTGCCATTTGTCATGTTTTTAAAGCATACTCTTGGGACTAACATTTCTAGTTTGTCTATTATTTTCTTATCTCTCCAGCTGTGAAATTCCCAAAATTGCTCAAGGAACTTTAAAACGTCAGTGATTACTGATTGGGTTAGGTTAGGATCTTTAGGGTTTCTACCAACCATTTCACTCTCTGAAATTTTAGCTCGGAGTCATGCACAGATAGTTTGGATAACTTATCAATCCTGCTTAATGCATTATGGTCATTGCTCTGATGCATTGATTACCGGCTTTATTCTTATCTCTTCAATTATGGGAATTCCGACTTTTCACACGACGCTTCGCAGGTCATTACTGATAACTTATAATAATACTATGTCTACTGATAAGCGTTCCTAGAAaagtaaacaatatttttttttcgatttccaaacatacttttttataaatcaaaattattttaaaaatacaatttcataaaaataatataaaaatgtatactttCTAAGTTTTTTCTTATAATTATGACAATCGATGCTTTAACCCATGTTTatgctttttttagtttatttttttctcctttttttttaaatttattttttgttttcatttttatatttagtaacattattttcaaaataagtgGCTTTAACAAACACCAGTCAAATGAGGAACGTTTCTTCTAATGAAATTGTATGGCTCGCAGCACACAGTATATCCCACATCCCTCGGACTCAAGTGGAGACCTGGATGACAATCGATCGGCTGGCAGATCTGATTTATGCCTTGCTGATTGGGTAGATTTACGTCATTGTAGGTTAACATCACCCATTTATCTCCAGAAAGATGGCTGACTATCTTGTACATCCATTCGGGAACGGGAATTTTGTTATTGTCCAAAAGGAAAATAGATAtcatattgttattattattgtgttTCAGCCTATGCACTCCCAGTGCTCCAATGCAAACTTTGAGGACATCGTAAGTTCGACGAATTTGTACGTTGTTGATGACTGGATTATCAAAGTGTCCCTTCACCACATTGTTAACCCAAGTTTCGACGGTCTTCCAGTTGCCACGATTAACTCCCCGATATTGAGGGATCgcatttaaatacttaaaggTGGTTTTCTTAAGCTCTGTGAACATGAAGGCAGAAGCTGGTGTCATGTGGCCACGATCAAATTTACACTGCGGTTGTGTTGCACCCAGGTTGGTAAGCAAGCAGGCTTGAGTTGCTCTTCCCTCGTAGGCATTATCAAATCCTCCACTTAGTCCATCCGCGTTCCACGGAGGAGTGGGACGTGGAGCAGCTAAAAAATAatgggttttaaaaaaaatgaaggcTATCAAATACTTTAAACTTACTATTTTCGTGGCGGTAGACCTTATAGATGGAATTTTGGAATGCTAATGTATTACCATCAAAACAGTTCCTATACAGTTCCATAAATGTTCTTTGGACGTAGAAACCCACCTTGTACAAGTGATAAGAATTGGGGCAGGAGGCATCTTTttttctaacgcccacaacaGTTGGTTCAAAAGGTGCTGAGCATATAGCCGAGTTTAGAGATGGATTGAAAACATTGTTAGACTGACACAGGAATCCAGTAGGTTGAACTCCTCCATTGCAAAGCAAGTAGATCGTGTGGCCATTAGCCACTATGTCACTGAATTGAATACCGAAGATCCCATTATTGTgggttaaatatatatttttggacgcCAACAAATTCTTAGGAATAAGACAACTAGAGCTGACATTTCCTACAACTGAAAGTCGGATTAATTTCTGACGATAAACAAACACTCAATGTACTCACAGACAAAGAAACTCAGGAAAACACCGAAATATTTCAGATCGTGCATCTTCACAGCTCAGGCTCCCGGAGAGAACTAAGCAATAATCGCAATAAGTGGAGACGTTTTTTTACTTGGGCAAATATATACGTATTCTTAATCAGCATCAATTAGACTACATTTCCTTATCTCAATATTCTTCAGTAAGCTCGTCGCggcattttatatttatggatttgtttttttttttaagtgaaattaTGATTAATGATTTACGCATTAGGTGCCTCGGCTAAAAGGTCGGAAGGTAAGCAAACGATCATTATCACTTTCGGGTAGATTTTTActgcatttttttatttttactttttgcaattttattacaaatgttggaatatttgttgtatttgttgAAAGGGAGGATTATGTCAGCCAAGATCAGCAATGATCGAATAGATTGGATAacatataacttattaaatCCTCTTTGAACTGAAATCATTTTCAAAACAGGACAGTATGTGTTTATTgcactttaatatttatggcctgcttttttcttatattatcTTATCTTTTCTTCCTCTCTCTCTGAGAATTCCAAGTTCACTCTAGATACTTTTAATAGTATTATATAAGTACACTGCAAAACTGCGTGGGGAAAAATGTCATTTACGTTAccgaaaatacaatttaataaattaaacaaaaagaagaaaatatcttaaatttaGGATCTCAACAAACACCCGCCAACTTAGGAACATTTCTCCTGATAAATTCGGTTGGATCACAGCAAAAGGTGTATCCTGTAGCTGTTGTATATAAAGATAAGGGACAGGCGACCTCTTGGCAAACCGATGAGGAATTTGGCCTATAAGTTTCCCATCCATTGTTGGATGTTAAAATCACATACTTCCTATAGGTGGTGTCACTACGAATTATTTTGTATGTCCACCTGGGAACCCGAATTTTGGATGGCACCAGGTAAATCTGAGTAGGTTGTTGATTGTTGTTACTTAACTCCAATACACCCAATGCACCGGTGCAGACATTTAGAACATCATCTTGTACTTCTTTGACAGTTTTACGAATCCAAGTTTCGACAGTCTTCCAGTTTCCGCGGTTTATGCTGTAGTATTGAGGAACAACGTTTATATACTTGTTTGTCTGCTTCATGATCCTAGGGAAGAAGTAGTCGCCAACGGGTGTCAGATGTCCTCGGTCGAAGGAGCTACTTTTTATAGAAGCTATATAGGGCTGCCTAGGTCCCAAAAGTGCCTTAAACCGCTGGTAGATATTTTTATTCTGAAAGGAATCCGCATCCGCAGCAGAAATGATATTATCGCGGTCGAAACCCGTCAGCGGTCGATCAGAGCCTGGAGTTTTAGCGACAAGGgattgaataataataataaactgcATCTGACTATATCAACTTACTCATATAGATGGGGTAAACCTTATTGATGGAGAAATGTGCAGTTGCAGTTTTAATGTCGTAGCAGTTTCGATAGAGCTCCATAAACGTAGAACCAAACCTAAATCCCACCCGGATCATAGTGTGTTCACAGCTTGAATCTACGATTTGCTGAATAGATGGCTTCAGAGGAACTCTACAGTTGCTCGTGGGGAGGGGGGGATGAAATGTACCGTCCCGCTGACAAGTAGTTTTGAACACAGTATCGCCTCCATCGCAAAGCAAAAACATATTCTCACAGACGTGTAAGCGATCCCTAAGCAAAAGTTCATAGCGGTTGCCTACGCTTAGGGAAAATATTCGATCTGTCATTGTATTAGCACGCGATAGTTGACAAAACGATATATCATCGTTATTATTTTGAATCCAAAAGAACAACAGTGTTCCTAGCCCAGTTACTATAGCTCTTCCAACAGTTACAATATTTCCTACTACTGCTTGTACTTGTGGTAGCCTTAGCAATCTTCGTAGGTAAACTAAAGTCCTGGAGACCAAAAAATACATCTTTGAAGTGAAAGCTGAACAGTTAAACTGAGGATAAGTGCAAAATAGTCTGGAGAAAATTGTCTAACTGATTATCTAGATAACGGACTCATGATCCACACCTGCCACAATAAAAGAGAATTACTGTGTTTAATAATGAATTAAATTTctgcaaacaaatttaaccCGTTTACTTTTCGAGTAGCAGGTATACGAACTAGATAATGAATTATAAAATCTTGTAAGCTCAAATGGATTAAAGCATGAGCCGTACAAAACGAAATTAGTGTAAAAACTGTGTTTAATTACTGTCTAATAAGATAAGATAATCTTTCTAGTTTTACTAATATGAATCACGTTTAACAATACACatacaagaaaaatataatgtacTGTCAAGGTTCTAAgaattaattagtttaaagCTCGTTATTATCTAAACGAATGTCGTATATATAAATGTGGGATAAACGTTAAAGATTAACACTCGGGTTCCTTTTAAAAAAGTGATTATTTTGGATAGTGGTCGTTATTATAATGCATTTACTGAAAATCGTTGCATTAAATGCCTGCCTTCTGCGGCAACGTCAAGCACACTGTTGGCCACTTTGAAGTGCATCACTGCTGCGAGTCAGGGAATCGGGCAAACCCGTCGCAGCACGCCCGCATAAACATGACCTGATTGATGTTGGTTTTAGTTGgccatttatttgttatttgcaCGTTACATGGCAGCCAGAGTACAGAGTGCAGAGCATCGAGTCTCtggacgaaggacgaaggacccCGCACCAAAAGCCAGCCGGCAGCCATGACCAAACCGATACCGATAGCAGAAAGGCCCTAATGGATGAGAAGCTATGCCCATCCTTAAAGTGCACTCTCGACTTTAAAGGGAATAAACGGAAGAGGGGGACAAATGCTGCACATTCAATTTGTCACATGCCAGGCTACCGCATATTTGGacgaaatattttcgaatgtGTCACAAATTTTACAGGGCGGAGAAGGAGAAGTAGGATGAGAATGCCCCACCCATTGGCGAACATGAATTATGCTTATCCACGTGTTAGGCACAATGGCCAGCCGACCTTCCGTCGGCATGGCCACAACCTAATATTAATTTGCTGATTTATGGGCGCCCAGGCCACAGTGAGGCaactataaattttaatgaaaatttaataaatgcgTCGGACAGAAGAGGGGCGCTTTTTTGCTCGGCTTTGTTAACGTGCGGATATTTAAGCAATTATATATGTTGGTGTTGTGGCTTTAAATGGCAAATATTTCAATAGTGCCAACAATAACAAGtcattaaatatgaaaataaaccgCCCTCAGGCGCAGACTAGGGGATGGATTAGAGCAGAATGTtgcgaataaaaaataaaccaccGACCCCGCAAAAATGAAGCCTCTTCAGAGCAGCCGCAAAAACAAACTGGCAGCCGAACAGCCAAACTGAACTCCAAAATCCACAGACGGAGGTTACACAGGAAACAGGAGGTTCACAGACGGTCGatacaaaatagttaaatattttatgccaCTGCTATTTTACGCTTGTAAATCAGAGTCCAAGCCGCAGGCAGACAGACGGTTCAGTGCAAAACCGAAAAGTTCGCTTCGGAAAGTAAGCTAaataagagagaacgctatagttgagtgcctcgactatcgGATACCTGTTACTCAGATGAAAGAAATgcaatggagatggagatatgcatgcaacaaagcgactgcttgcactgcttaatttccattatttggtcgtaacttttaaataaatgtccgatttgaatttttcgaaattttagcgcatatacggacggacagacagacggacaggcggatAGATCGACtaggctagtgatcctgatcaagcatatatataattaatatacaTCATTTCCCACGAATACAACATACCCTACGAGTAAGGGGTATAAATAGTTGGGATTTTGGATTCGGATTTGCCAACCTGGCAGACCGCTTTTGCATATGTCTCCGGGATTTTGTATGAGTGCATGGGTCTGGGGGTCTACCATCCTCTGGCATCCTGACTCAGACCTCAGAcctgtttaatattaaaatcaaattcctcgagataaatttaattttcggcTGTCTCAACCATCAGATAGGCAAATATTTGCTCGGCCCAGGCATTTTGCATTGAATTATTTACCTTCGTAATGCAGCAGCCacaagttaaagtaagtaacATGAGCAGTAATAATACGATAAACGCCTGTAAACGGTATGCAACAAATTAACAgtcataaattatattaattgcaTTGCAATCCGGTTAATAATTTAGACACCATTTCGGCTTTGGCCTAGTCACATGCCAAAGTGTCTCAGGTGTCGAAAGGCATACAATTCCATTCTGCTTTGGTTTGGTAAGAGGACAGGAAAAACATGCCTCTGGCAGCTTCAGGACCTGCTCTCATCCTGGAACAAACAAAGCCCCATTGAGCTTTGTgtggtttgtttttcttttcggttTCCCTGGGATCCTGTAGGATCCTACCGTCCCCCTTTCCAGTTTCTTTGCCATGACCTGTTTAAGCAAAGCGGCAAAACAATACAGGCTGTGACGGCAAGTCCGTAATggatatcgatatttttcagaTAGTTGCAAAGGTGAAAGGTGGGATGGCTAGATGGTACATGGTAGATGGTACAGCGAGGATGCTACGGTTCCTGTTCCATCAAAGCGACTGCCTGACAGTCGGTACAGTT
This portion of the Drosophila takahashii strain IR98-3 E-12201 chromosome 3R, DtakHiC1v2, whole genome shotgun sequence genome encodes:
- the LOC108057510 gene encoding uncharacterized protein: MHDLKYFGVFLSFFVFVGNVSSSCLIPKNLLASKNIYLTHNNGIFGIQFSDIVANGHTIYLLCNGGVQPTGFLCQSNNVFNPSLNSAICSAPFEPTVVGVRKKDASCPNSYHLYKVGFYVQRTFMELYRNCFDGNTLAFQNSIYKVYRHENTAPRPTPPWNADGLSGGFDNAYEGRATQACLLTNLGATQPQCKFDRGHMTPASAFMFTELKKTTFKYLNAIPQYRGVNRGNWKTVETWVNNVVKGHFDNPVINNVQIRRTYDVLKVCIGALGVHRLKHNNNNNMISIFLLDNNKIPVPEWMYKIVSHLSGDKWVMLTYNDVNLPNQQGINQICQPIDCHPGLHLSPRDVGYTVCCEPYNFIRRNVPHLTGVC
- the LOC108057506 gene encoding uncharacterized protein, with amino-acid sequence MHELRLLIITLCLFLSLGQVKPFCQLGENYIWTNHIFAHVVNNRYELLPADRFPYNQQIKLLCGGNAPVFSTTCQTNGLFNPPLPTLNCSKEIKSSIETVARDPTCAFTLYKVGFPFGNTFLEVYRSCYDAKTMTALFSIHKVYPTHLTSYRRKSWDRDNLISPADEALFTKEKIYERFKTLLGTGQTYISSKSTDSFDRGHLTPSADYTFYKVLGLTNKYLNVIAQSSSINRGRWAQIEKWVRDQVSNGQYDVLKVCTGGLEVLELNDTHQNPIQIYLGPGKLPVPKWTYKIVSHASGHNVVILMTNNGWENNALNPASVCRRVSCPQGINTAGNTFCCDHFDFIARNVPWLTGVC
- the LOC108057508 gene encoding uncharacterized protein, coding for MIRVGFRFGSTFMELYRNCYDIKTATAHFSINKVYPIYMSSDRPLTGFDRDNIISAADADSFQNKNIYQRFKALLGPRQPYIASIKSSSFDRGHLTPVGDYFFPRIMKQTNKYINVVPQYYSINRGNWKTVETWIRKTVKEVQDDVLNVCTGALGVLELSNNNQQPTQIYLVPSKIRVPRWTYKIIRSDTTYRKYVILTSNNGWETYRPNSSSVCQEVACPLSLYTTATGYTFCCDPTEFIRRNVPKLAGVC